From the genome of Nicotiana sylvestris chromosome 1, ASM39365v2, whole genome shotgun sequence:
ATCGATGGTGTATGCTTTTCAGTACCATTGCTGTGCTTGCCTTGATAGTGCTTGTGACAACCGATGGTCCTCATGTAAAGGTATGCTTCATCAATTTCAGTTGTTTTTACAATGGAGAAGGATGGTTACTTTTACCATCACCAGAAGATATGCCTAGCACCCAAGGGGATGACGATTGTGGTCAATGAACTGGGAAAGGCCTTGGGAGACCAAGGTTCAAATCCCAACAAAGGCAATTTCCATCTGCTAGGTAGCATGTACTCGATGAAGTAGTCGAGGTGCACGCAAGTTCGTTCGAATACCACTGTTATCTATAGACATGCACGCGGCACGCGCCtaagaaaaaaaaatgtattGCATGTTGCCGGAAGTTGACAAGTGGTCAACTTATAGCTTAATTTTCTATTGTTACATCACAAGTGAATTGTTTATTTGGATCTCTTTGACAATTTTGGATTGTTCTGTTGAGTTAGAAATTGTCAGATATCTATTTTCCTCTACTTGTATGATACATCCGATGGTGAAAGGAATGGGATGGATATAGAAGACTACTATAGGCATTCACTAGTTTTGAAGAGCCTTTGTTTGGTTGTTTATGGTACCTCTCTCTATGTTGTTTTGAAACTCAAAGACTTACCAATGCTAATTGGACATTTATGTTGCGATGCAGCATGTTGAGGAGGTTCTTCGATATCTTAGGTTTGGACTATGGTGGGTGGCTCTTGGTGTTGCATCTTCTATTGGCCTTGGTACGTTGTTTGATTTTTTAGCGTCTTATGTTCTATATTGGAGGGCAACTTATCTACTCAAGTCTCCATAATAAGGAACTTGCTGATAGTATTGGGATTTAACTTGCTTCTTTCTAGTTTTTCCATTAAAAACACTTATAGATCCTCTATTTGTTCCGTGTTGCAGGGTCTGGTTTGCACACTTTTGTCCTCTATCTGGGCCCTCATATTGCTTTATTTACGATAAAAGCAATGAAGTGTGGGCGAGTTGACCTCAAAATGGCTCCCTATGATACAATACAATTCCAAAGAACTCCTCTATGGCTTCGCAAAGATTGTTCAGAGTTTGGGCCCCCTGTATTTTCATCTTCACATGGCACTAGTGTCCCACTTAGTAGCATATTGCCCCAAGTGCAGTTAGAGGCTATTTTGTGGGGCCTTGGAACCGCACTTGGGGAGCTTCCCCCATATTTTATTTCACGAGCAGGTTTGTCTCTTATGCCTTTATGCCCATACCCGTGTCGAATAGATCTGTTAACACCTCCAGCACAAACTGATTGTGAAGCTATTGGTCCTAGTATCATAGGCGGCCATTCAATCTCAAGTTTAATGGAAATATTCTCCTGTAATTTCAGGAATAAAATAATTTCGGCATGTTGCCGATCTTGTTATAAGCAAATGATAATTTGAAGATTTTAATCTTCAGGGTCCTTGTTGCTAATGTATTTCCATCACTTAATGCAGCAAGCCTCTCGGGTAGTAGAGTGGACGCAATGAAAGAACTAGATGCATCTTCTGAAAGTAATGGATTTCTAGCTACTCGTCTGACTCAAATGAAGCGCTGGTTTCTTTCCCATGCACAATATTTGAACTTCTTCACAATTCTAATACTTGCTTCGGTTAGTCCAAATCTTTATTTAAATCTATCTTCTATTTATCCAGAAAGCCATTGCATGGAGGATAAGCTAGATGACCTTAGTTTTGCATGCGGATAATATGTTCCTAAAGCTAGACATTAGAGCATCAccttcctccccctcccccccccagaAAATAAAGTTGATTCTTTGTTGACCGCAAATATAGATTTGATTTCTAGTACATAAATATGTTTCTAATCTGCTAATGTCTCGGCAAATCACTGAACTTCCCATCACTGAAAATATGTACTGTTGTAACGGAAGTGCCTTTTGTAGGTTCCAAATCCTCTATTTGATCTTGCTGGCATAATGTGTGGACAATTTGGGATCCCATTTTGGGAGTTCTTTTTTGCAACTTTGATTGGAAAGGCTCTCATTAAAACTCACATACAGGTCAGTCAACTCTCCTTTTCTGCATTTATGATTCTCCACATCTTAGATGCTGTTTAGTTTTGGCTTAATGTAAAGATCTTGTCATTTGGCTCTTGACGACCTTTTTTGGACTGATCACTTTATGAACGAGCTGTGTTCTTTGACTATCCTTGTGCAGACTCTGTTTATAATTTCTGTTTGCAACAATCAACTTCTTGATTGGGTGGAAACCGAGTTGATTCGGATGCTTAGTTTTATACCTGGTTTTGAAACCATGTTACCAAACATCATTGCCAAGCTCCACTCCATGAAAGACAAGTATATGGCCACCAAAACACCTGTAACTTCAAATATAAAGGTAATAAATACATCTCTCTTTTACATGATTAAAGATTTTTGTTTGTGATATTTCATAATTCTTTTTTGCTGATTCAACTTTTCATCTTGTCAGGTGAACAAATGGGATTTCTCATTTGCTACTGTTTGGAATGGCGTGGTTACGATCATGCTACTGAACTTTTTCGTTAAGATTGTAAATGCTACTGCACAGAGATACTTGAAGAAACAGCAAGAAAAGGAATTCACTGGTCTGAAGAACAAATCATCCTGAGGGCAGCCAGATAACCCTCTTCATTCATTAAAATGGATTCATAGATTTGCTCTTCTTTCCAGCTTCTTCGTCGTTTGTCTTGTGATCAGAAATAGAGTGAACGAAACGATTGGTAGCTTTGGTGATCACAACGGAAGGCTACTTGGAGACTCGGCACCAGCAAGTCCATTTCAGAAACTTTGTATAAAACAAGAGTAGCCTCACATGTTCATTGGCTATGTAACTTGAAGAGAAACATTATTTTTAGGGGTGCCAATGAAGTGCCATTTGTTGACAAAATTGGAGATGGGAAAGTTGGAAACTCATTATTGAGCAGATGCTCATACCTTTAGAAAGTGAAGATACCTTTTTCTGCATTTATAAACAAGAATGTGTTTTAAGTATAGCAATTAACAATGCTTTGCCCTAGCCTCATTTCCTTCCCTCACTCAAAATTTATCGATCATCCAATGAATATATCTTGATTATAACATGTGCTTGGTATGGAGAAAAGATGTTTTGTGCTGATTATAACGAAGAATATGTCTTCCGTGTTATTGTGTTTCCATGGACGAGATTGTTTCGTACCTCGTTAACTCAATGCATGCCTGAAAGGGGCACCTGAGGCTCTTTGATTCTTCGTTTATTGGTTTCATGATTCTTTGATCTCTCTATCTCTTGACGTAAGAAAGTAACATAGGCTTGGCCAAGCATGTTTCATACTATGCCTATATTATCTTAAATCTTGTTCTATTATATCAATCTTAACTCGTTTAAATCAACATGTAACATTATTGCCACTAATTAATACTATTAAAAATTCATCAGAACACCCACCTTATGTCCAAATTTCTCATGTATGTTGTATGTTACTTTCTTATTTCCTCGCAAACACGGAAAGAGGTTCTAAAAAATATTCttttaagataaaataaaaaataaaaaaaattcaccaCTATGTTAGTTAAGTTTGTCATACATCTTCAAGTCTCCTTATTATTGGAGACTCGAGAGTATCTTCCCTCATCTCAATAATCAAATTGCTTTTTGCCCTAACATATGATAAGCTAATGCGGTTGTCAATTGTGATAAAGGTATCTCAATTCTCAACTCTTGTGCTGCTCAACTTATATGAATTTTCAACCAACTTTTTATGATTTTCCATATTCTATCTACAAGATTGAAATTGTGGGCCATATTGCCCTTGACTTATATAACAATGTCTTGGGCCACTGGCCCATCAGCATTTGGTTAGAGctccaattttatttttttatttttttggggaGATACACATAACAAGTATGAAAGATTCAAACAGCGATCAAGAGGTACTTAAAATCCTGATAATGCTATTAAAATAGTTGTTTCTTTTGTCAAACAAACACGCCATGTGATTTCTTTTTATTTACTTACTATATGGTGGAAAGAATTATTTAGTATTGTGCTAGTAAAAAATAGCAAATACTTCATGAAGTAATTGAAATGCCCGCAAAAACACTAGGATATTGAGATTTGTGATTATAGTAGATGTCATCATCACTTGCGTAATCTTTGTTTTATACTATTATTCTATTAATAGTCAGTAATCATCGCCTAAATCACGATAATTAAACCCACAACCATTTGTCATTTTATAAGTTCAACCCTAATTAAACTTCACACATTGATCTTCGTGTCCACATGGCATAAGATCCTAATCAATACTACTACTATGGTTAACTTAATTATTTAATTCTTAAATAATTATCCTGATTTAAAGCATAATCTGGGTAGTTTCCTCCAGGTCAGATGATTTCATTAACAAAACATATTTGATTCCTTTGCCTTCAATAAGAATCCAAAGATAATACGGCGATGTTAACAATTAAACTAATGCATTAGATATAAGAGTTATCCAGGGGCGGCCCAACGAATTTTGTGGTCTAAAGTCAAACTTTATGAGGGACTttaatttttttctaaaaataattattatttatttgaagcttttttttttttttttagcttttcttagatACAAATTTGTTAATAATAT
Proteins encoded in this window:
- the LOC104246780 gene encoding vacuole membrane protein KMS1, which codes for MGSKKKLNSQKSFRSPSPVKEMSISDLRAKHQKDLENLNLLTQPFRTLKLFSMAMMQYFRKSIAYLLSHRWCMLFSTIAVLALIVLVTTDGPHVKHVEEVLRYLRFGLWWVALGVASSIGLGSGLHTFVLYLGPHIALFTIKAMKCGRVDLKMAPYDTIQFQRTPLWLRKDCSEFGPPVFSSSHGTSVPLSSILPQVQLEAILWGLGTALGELPPYFISRAASLSGSRVDAMKELDASSESNGFLATRLTQMKRWFLSHAQYLNFFTILILASVPNPLFDLAGIMCGQFGIPFWEFFFATLIGKALIKTHIQTLFIISVCNNQLLDWVETELIRMLSFIPGFETMLPNIIAKLHSMKDKYMATKTPVTSNIKVNKWDFSFATVWNGVVTIMLLNFFVKIVNATAQRYLKKQQEKEFTGLKNKSS